A genomic region of Marinobacter sp. NP-4(2019) contains the following coding sequences:
- the cobD gene encoding threonine-phosphate decarboxylase CobD: MTAPEHGGRLNAAAKRWGIPRDQWLDLSTGINPNGWPVPDMPPEVWQRLPEPDDDLEALVRQWAGAPADAACVPVAGSQEAIMALPRLRVSCRVGVPSPGYREHGHSWSCAGHRVVSLDGAQVTGEDESWLDNLDVLVWINPNNPTGETIEPDRLLRWHQRLQHRGGWLIVDEAFVDGRPELSLGFATGREGLVVLRSLGKFFGLAGVRAGAVLTGPALAERLRNSIGPWTVSGPARYVMGLALADDHWQAATAERLLADSQRLERLLAAHGLNGSGGSLLFRYFQHPRSAELADALARQGILVRQFDQPPALRFGLPGSETEWERLSQALIACRMSLTNR, from the coding sequence ATGACTGCACCGGAACACGGCGGACGACTCAATGCAGCGGCAAAACGCTGGGGCATTCCCCGCGATCAGTGGCTGGACCTGTCCACCGGTATAAACCCCAACGGCTGGCCGGTACCGGATATGCCGCCGGAGGTCTGGCAGCGGTTGCCGGAGCCGGATGATGACCTCGAAGCCCTCGTGCGACAGTGGGCGGGGGCTCCCGCTGACGCTGCCTGTGTACCGGTGGCCGGCAGCCAGGAGGCAATCATGGCGTTGCCCCGGTTGCGGGTCTCGTGCCGTGTGGGTGTTCCCAGCCCCGGCTATCGGGAGCACGGTCACAGCTGGTCCTGTGCCGGGCATCGGGTGGTCAGCCTGGATGGGGCACAGGTCACCGGTGAGGATGAGTCCTGGCTGGATAACCTAGATGTGCTGGTCTGGATCAATCCCAACAACCCCACCGGAGAGACTATCGAGCCAGACCGACTTTTGCGCTGGCATCAACGGCTGCAGCACCGGGGTGGCTGGCTGATCGTCGATGAGGCGTTCGTGGATGGCCGCCCGGAGCTGAGTCTGGGGTTTGCGACCGGGCGGGAAGGCCTGGTGGTGTTGCGCTCTCTTGGTAAGTTCTTTGGCCTGGCGGGCGTACGGGCCGGTGCGGTGTTGACCGGACCCGCGCTGGCGGAACGCCTGCGGAACTCGATTGGCCCCTGGACAGTCAGTGGTCCCGCCCGCTACGTGATGGGGCTGGCCCTGGCGGATGACCATTGGCAAGCCGCCACAGCCGAGCGGTTGTTGGCGGACAGTCAGCGGCTGGAACGGTTGCTGGCTGCTCACGGCCTGAACGGTTCCGGGGGAAGCCTGCTGTTTCGCTATTTTCAGCACCCGCGCTCGGCAGAACTGGCCGACGCGCTGGCCAGGCAGGGCATTCTTGTTCGTCAGTTTGATCAGCCGCCGGCCCTGCGGTTTGGATTACCTGGATCCGAAACGGAGTGGGAAAGGCTGTCGCAGGCCCTGATAGCTTGCCGAATGTCATTGACCAATCGTTAA
- a CDS encoding TonB-dependent receptor plug domain-containing protein — translation MKYALPTVTLSAATLLITTQPALGNETSESTLDPIVVTATLGPKTRGESDSSVTVIDEKAIERLQPQTFEELLVGQPGLDISSNGSFGKNISVYTRGTGSESTVFLVDGVRLRSATSGSAAWQYFPPQMIERVEIVRGSRSNLYGADAVGGVIQAFTHSAPTGHEGWVQAGGGNFNTQEYTAGAAGTEGRMKYSLSASHLETDGTAIVEGGEDKGFRNSSALASVAHQFDSGGEAGVVLMRAQGNTEFEGGDTDFAIQTLGFRLDTPISDYWRSRILLAESLDESDNRDTFGDSTFDTKTRSARWENQISIGRHEYIVGGELLVDEVDSTTEYEESSRTNAAIFGQALLNFGPTDFQLSLRADDNEAFGREETGAVAMGVDLDRNHRARVSYSTSFRAPTFNDLYFPGFGNADLQPETAGSVELGIGGQYHHWFWDAAIYQTDADDLIVFTMKDGRFAPFNVNEARIRGAELSAGLELNAWTVQAAASVTDPRDQETDNRIRRRSAKQFRVDVDRAFGQVSLGTTVKGQGYRYNDADNEERIAGFATWDLRAKWQIDSHWTTNLTVDNVLDREYATALRFDGSEYVAAGRTAMLTIRYDI, via the coding sequence ATGAAGTACGCACTACCGACCGTGACCCTGTCTGCGGCAACCCTGTTGATCACAACCCAGCCCGCCCTGGGCAATGAAACTTCCGAATCCACGCTGGACCCGATTGTGGTCACCGCGACCCTGGGCCCGAAAACCCGGGGCGAAAGCGACTCCTCTGTTACCGTCATTGATGAAAAGGCCATCGAACGCCTGCAGCCCCAGACTTTCGAGGAGTTGCTGGTAGGACAGCCAGGCCTGGACATCTCCAGTAACGGATCGTTCGGCAAGAACATCAGTGTTTACACCCGGGGTACCGGCAGCGAATCCACCGTGTTCCTGGTGGATGGCGTGCGCCTGCGCTCGGCCACCAGCGGCAGTGCCGCCTGGCAGTATTTCCCGCCGCAGATGATTGAGCGAGTGGAAATTGTGCGGGGTTCGCGCAGCAACCTCTACGGCGCCGATGCCGTTGGCGGCGTTATCCAGGCTTTTACCCACAGTGCGCCGACCGGCCATGAAGGTTGGGTCCAGGCCGGTGGTGGCAATTTCAACACGCAGGAATACACCGCCGGAGCCGCCGGCACCGAAGGCCGGATGAAATACAGCCTGAGCGCCAGCCACCTGGAGACCGACGGCACCGCCATCGTGGAAGGCGGTGAAGACAAGGGCTTTCGCAACAGCTCGGCCCTCGCGTCCGTTGCCCACCAGTTTGACTCCGGCGGTGAGGCTGGCGTTGTCCTCATGCGGGCCCAGGGCAATACCGAATTCGAGGGCGGTGACACCGACTTCGCCATCCAGACCCTCGGTTTCCGTCTGGACACGCCCATCAGCGATTACTGGCGCAGCCGCATCCTGCTGGCGGAATCCCTCGATGAATCCGACAACCGCGATACCTTCGGCGACAGCACCTTCGACACCAAGACGCGCAGTGCTCGTTGGGAAAACCAGATCAGCATCGGTCGTCACGAGTACATTGTGGGTGGTGAACTGCTGGTGGATGAAGTTGACAGCACCACCGAATATGAAGAATCCAGCCGCACCAACGCCGCCATTTTTGGTCAGGCCCTGCTGAATTTCGGTCCCACTGACTTTCAACTGAGCCTGCGGGCGGACGACAATGAGGCCTTTGGCCGCGAGGAAACCGGAGCAGTGGCCATGGGCGTTGACCTGGACCGGAATCATCGGGCCCGGGTGAGCTACAGTACGTCCTTCCGCGCACCCACCTTCAACGATCTTTACTTCCCGGGCTTCGGTAACGCGGACCTGCAACCGGAAACCGCCGGCAGCGTGGAGCTGGGCATTGGCGGGCAGTACCACCACTGGTTCTGGGACGCCGCCATTTATCAGACTGATGCTGACGACCTGATTGTGTTCACCATGAAGGACGGCCGCTTCGCCCCGTTCAATGTGAACGAAGCGCGTATCCGGGGTGCCGAGCTCAGCGCTGGCCTGGAGCTGAACGCGTGGACCGTGCAGGCTGCTGCCTCGGTCACCGACCCACGGGATCAGGAGACCGATAACCGCATTCGTCGCCGCAGCGCCAAGCAGTTCCGGGTGGATGTGGACCGGGCCTTTGGCCAGGTGTCCCTGGGCACAACGGTGAAGGGGCAGGGCTACCGCTATAACGATGCCGATAATGAGGAGCGCATTGCCGGTTTTGCCACCTGGGACCTGCGGGCAAAGTGGCAGATTGACAGTCACTGGACCACAAACCTGACGGTGGACAACGTCCTGGACAGGGAATACGCCACGGCCCTGCGCTTCGATGGAAGCGAGTACGTTGCCGCCGGTCGCACCGCGATGCTGACCATCCGTTACGACATCTGA
- a CDS encoding cobaltochelatase subunit CobN yields the protein MNYTRPDQTINGPALAFFLALTVLLSTPVFGATVVGVVSERSAAEMAAGAERFLVANPDHRVVLRTPEQLAALDNQALDELVGRADALLLAAVFGDQVGRLEQAVRDQAADRSFPILAVNGDRALTRLSRLDGRAVLDGLDASALNDLMKAPEPGADVKAHRKALRQQFPHQAPWLDGRALYQGRTPQHLDGLLRWLLVQAGHDLTVPDLPPRALIRYYRNGEAVEDVRDLELQPGSVVTLLDLDSGDRPGDRALLDATCAALETRGIQCFAILSRWGGASLEAVRTLEKATGPATLTGIVSLQDFTVGGGEGRRQVTEALTQLDVPVIKGLRLASRTVNQWQLSVDGIPADKVHYKLAMPELQGVSQPMVLATAEPEVIDERTGVALTLTQPVADRVAAVADRLKRWQVLQTKPNADKRVAIIYYNHPPGRQNIGADNLDVPASLYEMLTWLKAEGYTTGPLPDGPEALTDLIQQRGVSLPDDLRALREMAGQVASMDSDTYRRYLETLPAVVQQEMAHGPLGYLHERLEQAHGMGEKDLATGLLNRGIRDLRHLIEHLQHPNRKSALTRLDEYESLWQRRLNEGGHRDELKARRDALANTGIPGLKGWGEAPGHSMVVDDRLIFPGLRFGNIFIGPQPPRGWEVDEELLHANTTFPPTHQYVGFYHWLRDHYQADALVYVGRHSTREFLPRRRAGLTGDDYPDLLGGDLPLIYPYIVDGVGEGIQAKRRALGVMISHLTPPLAATELYDDLLELRQLVETWESANEPDSPTRERALDMLREKIQVLDIGEDLEREIASEMGLAVDEVSVDELSPDLLVHEAGHYVTDMQEHFMPLGLHVFGRDWSAEMVETMLDSMAGKAGTPESEWRENLEASPAAERQSLLGALDGRFVAPGQGNDPLRTPAVLPTGRNFHALSDDLIPTRVAWSLATELAEAAVADKSKQPGESDALVLWASDTVRDEGVMIAFGMKLLGIRPVWNSRGIVKGLERLPAGPETETPVRRNVVFTTSGLFRDLYQSQLKWLDLASRYALAGAANTIEAEYPDMVEALDQALSDLPVAMRERGNETLAVNGVAARWVADTRVLMAAGASARDAGAEAAHRVFGTAPGAYGAGVNRLATRTGAWQDRKQLGDAYRRRMGHVYGKGSQGEPAHQAFDRQLHTVNHTYLGRASHLYGLLDNDDGFDFQGGLSNAVEHLRGEPPQNRVLQYADPKSPRVDSLQRALQVELRARNLNPQWLAPLMEHGYAGARTMGSDFLDNLWGWQVTSPQVLRSSMWDEINEVYFQDRHNLGLDEFLAEGHNVHVKTHMQAIALLAAKRGFWEADVFTRRALARDFAGNIIDHGLPGSGHTRPDHPLMDWVAEQLDPQQREAFESARKGGSTAYPLGAAANDDCQNPTNRTASC from the coding sequence ATGAACTACACGCGTCCAGACCAAACCATCAATGGCCCGGCACTCGCCTTTTTCCTGGCACTGACAGTGCTGCTTTCGACCCCGGTGTTCGGTGCCACGGTCGTTGGCGTGGTCTCGGAACGATCGGCGGCGGAAATGGCTGCCGGGGCGGAACGATTCCTGGTCGCCAATCCGGACCACCGGGTCGTACTGCGAACACCGGAACAGCTGGCTGCCCTGGACAACCAGGCATTGGATGAACTGGTCGGCCGTGCTGATGCCCTGCTGCTGGCGGCGGTCTTCGGCGATCAGGTGGGGCGGCTTGAACAGGCGGTTCGGGATCAGGCGGCAGATCGCTCGTTTCCGATACTGGCCGTCAACGGCGACCGTGCGTTGACCCGGTTGTCGAGGCTGGACGGGCGCGCGGTGCTGGACGGGCTCGATGCCTCTGCCCTTAACGATCTGATGAAAGCCCCGGAGCCGGGCGCAGATGTGAAGGCCCACCGGAAGGCCTTGCGCCAACAGTTTCCGCATCAAGCCCCCTGGCTGGACGGACGAGCCCTTTATCAGGGCCGCACTCCGCAACATCTGGATGGCCTGTTGCGCTGGTTGCTGGTGCAGGCTGGCCATGACCTGACCGTGCCCGACCTACCACCGCGGGCACTGATTCGCTACTACCGTAACGGGGAAGCCGTGGAGGATGTCAGGGATCTGGAGCTGCAACCCGGATCTGTGGTCACTCTGCTGGATCTGGATAGTGGTGACCGCCCGGGCGACCGGGCCCTGCTGGACGCCACCTGTGCCGCCCTGGAAACCCGGGGTATCCAGTGCTTTGCCATCCTGTCCCGCTGGGGCGGCGCCAGCCTGGAAGCGGTGCGTACCCTGGAAAAAGCCACTGGGCCGGCGACCCTGACCGGCATTGTCAGCCTGCAGGATTTTACCGTTGGCGGCGGTGAGGGCCGGCGCCAGGTCACCGAGGCGCTGACCCAACTGGACGTTCCGGTGATCAAGGGGCTGCGACTGGCCTCACGCACTGTTAACCAGTGGCAGCTGTCAGTGGACGGCATCCCGGCAGACAAGGTGCACTACAAACTGGCCATGCCGGAACTGCAGGGTGTCAGTCAGCCCATGGTGCTGGCCACCGCTGAACCGGAAGTGATCGACGAACGCACCGGCGTGGCCCTGACCCTGACACAACCGGTAGCGGACCGGGTGGCCGCCGTGGCCGATCGCCTGAAACGCTGGCAGGTTCTGCAAACCAAACCCAATGCTGACAAGCGCGTGGCGATCATCTACTACAACCACCCGCCGGGGCGCCAGAACATTGGTGCGGACAACCTGGATGTGCCCGCCTCCCTCTACGAGATGCTGACCTGGCTCAAGGCCGAGGGCTACACCACCGGCCCGCTGCCGGACGGTCCGGAGGCCCTGACCGATCTGATCCAGCAGCGCGGCGTGAGCCTGCCGGATGATCTCCGGGCGCTGCGGGAAATGGCGGGTCAGGTAGCCTCCATGGACAGTGACACCTACCGGCGCTATCTGGAAACCTTGCCGGCGGTGGTGCAGCAGGAAATGGCCCACGGTCCCCTGGGCTATCTGCACGAGCGGCTGGAGCAGGCTCACGGTATGGGCGAGAAAGACCTGGCGACCGGGCTGTTGAACCGGGGCATCCGCGATCTGCGTCATTTGATTGAACACCTCCAGCACCCCAACCGCAAGAGCGCCCTGACCCGGTTGGACGAGTACGAATCGCTCTGGCAGCGTCGGCTGAATGAGGGCGGTCATCGGGATGAACTGAAGGCCCGCCGCGATGCCCTGGCCAACACCGGCATACCCGGCCTCAAGGGCTGGGGCGAGGCGCCGGGGCACTCCATGGTGGTGGACGACCGGCTGATTTTCCCCGGCCTGCGCTTCGGCAACATCTTTATCGGCCCGCAGCCACCGCGTGGTTGGGAAGTGGACGAGGAACTGCTGCACGCCAACACCACCTTCCCGCCGACCCATCAATACGTGGGCTTCTACCACTGGCTGCGGGATCACTATCAGGCGGACGCCCTGGTGTACGTTGGGCGTCACTCCACCCGGGAATTCCTGCCCCGCCGCCGCGCCGGGCTGACCGGGGATGATTACCCGGACCTGCTGGGTGGCGACCTGCCGCTGATCTATCCCTACATTGTTGACGGCGTGGGCGAGGGTATACAGGCCAAGCGCCGGGCCCTGGGGGTGATGATCAGCCACCTGACCCCGCCGCTGGCGGCCACCGAACTCTACGATGACTTGCTGGAATTGCGTCAGCTGGTGGAAACCTGGGAGTCCGCCAACGAGCCTGACAGCCCGACGCGGGAGCGGGCGCTGGACATGCTACGGGAGAAAATCCAGGTACTGGATATCGGCGAAGATCTGGAACGGGAAATCGCCAGCGAAATGGGCCTGGCGGTGGACGAAGTCTCGGTGGATGAGTTGTCCCCCGACCTGTTGGTCCACGAAGCGGGCCACTACGTCACCGATATGCAGGAACACTTCATGCCCCTGGGGCTGCACGTGTTCGGCCGTGACTGGAGTGCCGAGATGGTGGAGACCATGCTGGACTCCATGGCGGGTAAGGCCGGGACGCCCGAGAGCGAATGGCGAGAGAACCTGGAAGCATCACCGGCGGCCGAGCGCCAGAGTCTCCTCGGCGCGCTGGACGGCCGTTTTGTGGCACCGGGGCAGGGTAACGACCCGTTGCGAACTCCGGCGGTATTGCCCACCGGGCGCAACTTTCACGCCCTGTCCGATGACCTGATTCCGACCCGCGTGGCCTGGTCCCTGGCGACCGAACTGGCGGAAGCCGCCGTGGCCGACAAGAGCAAACAGCCGGGCGAGAGTGATGCCCTGGTGCTCTGGGCCTCCGACACCGTGCGCGACGAAGGTGTAATGATCGCCTTCGGCATGAAACTGTTGGGCATTCGGCCAGTGTGGAACAGCCGGGGCATCGTCAAGGGGCTGGAGCGCCTGCCCGCCGGGCCGGAAACCGAGACCCCGGTTCGACGCAACGTGGTCTTCACCACTTCCGGGCTGTTCCGGGATCTTTATCAAAGCCAACTGAAATGGCTGGACCTGGCCTCCCGCTACGCCCTGGCCGGCGCGGCGAACACCATAGAAGCGGAATACCCGGACATGGTGGAAGCCCTGGACCAGGCCCTGTCGGATCTGCCGGTGGCCATGCGCGAACGTGGTAACGAAACCCTGGCCGTCAACGGGGTCGCGGCCCGCTGGGTTGCCGATACACGGGTGCTGATGGCGGCCGGAGCCTCTGCGCGTGATGCCGGCGCAGAGGCCGCCCACCGGGTCTTCGGCACCGCACCGGGGGCCTATGGCGCCGGCGTTAACCGACTGGCCACCCGTACCGGCGCCTGGCAGGATCGGAAACAACTGGGCGATGCCTACCGCCGTCGCATGGGCCATGTCTACGGCAAGGGCAGTCAGGGCGAGCCCGCTCACCAGGCCTTTGATCGCCAGTTGCACACCGTCAATCACACCTACCTGGGGCGCGCGAGCCACCTTTATGGTCTGCTGGATAACGACGACGGTTTTGACTTCCAGGGCGGCCTCTCCAACGCGGTCGAACACCTGCGCGGCGAGCCCCCACAGAACCGCGTACTGCAGTACGCAGATCCGAAAAGCCCACGGGTCGACTCACTGCAGCGCGCGCTGCAGGTGGAGCTGCGCGCCCGTAACCTCAACCCGCAATGGCTGGCGCCGCTGATGGAGCATGGTTATGCCGGGGCCCGCACCATGGGCAGCGATTTTCTCGACAACCTCTGGGGCTGGCAGGTCACGAGTCCTCAGGTGCTGCGCTCCAGCATGTGGGACGAGATCAACGAAGTGTACTTCCAGGATCGCCATAACCTGGGGCTGGATGAGTTCCTGGCGGAGGGGCACAATGTTCACGTCAAAACCCATATGCAGGCCATTGCGTTGCTGGCGGCCAAGCGGGGATTCTGGGAGGCGGATGTGTTCACCCGCCGAGCCCTGGCTCGTGACTTTGCCGGCAATATCATCGACCATGGCTTGCCCGGCAGCGGCCACACCCGGCCGGACCATCCGTTGATGGACTGGGTGGCGGAACAGCTTGATCCGCAACAGCGGGAAGCCTTTGAATCCGCCCGCAAGGGAGGCTCGACCGCCTATCCTCTGGGGGCTGCTGCCAATGACGATTGCCAGAACCCGACTAACCGGACAGCCTCATGCTGA
- a CDS encoding cobalamin-binding protein has product MLNVSRRLTAIAAAVLALWQAPVHAAEVCATDDTGTEVCLDQRASRIAALSPGATELVWAAGAGEHVVAVVSFSDYPEAAKKVTSVGSHTRMDLERLMELQPDLVIGWVTGNPPEQLEAIKDLGVPVFSIEPRTFEAVSHTIERLATLAGTEEEGFAEAERFRRGIAELERQYRNSEPVPVFYQVWDEPLMTVNDEHLIGKVITLCGGVNVFGELERLVPRISPEAVIGANPEAILAGGMGEENRHWLTRWEAFPGIEATARDNLYFIPPSLVQRPTPRMLEGSKLFCQKLDEARAKR; this is encoded by the coding sequence ATGCTGAATGTTTCCAGACGATTGACGGCCATTGCTGCAGCCGTGCTGGCCTTGTGGCAGGCGCCTGTTCACGCCGCTGAGGTCTGTGCCACCGATGACACCGGCACGGAAGTCTGCCTTGACCAGCGGGCCAGCCGGATCGCGGCCCTGTCCCCCGGAGCCACCGAACTGGTCTGGGCCGCGGGTGCCGGAGAACACGTGGTCGCGGTGGTGTCCTTCAGTGACTACCCGGAAGCAGCCAAAAAGGTCACCTCCGTGGGCAGCCATACCCGCATGGATCTGGAGCGGTTGATGGAGCTGCAGCCAGACCTGGTGATTGGCTGGGTCACCGGCAATCCGCCGGAGCAGCTTGAGGCCATCAAGGATCTCGGGGTTCCGGTGTTCTCCATCGAGCCCCGCACGTTTGAAGCGGTATCCCACACCATTGAACGGCTGGCCACCCTGGCAGGCACTGAAGAAGAAGGCTTCGCTGAAGCCGAACGTTTCCGCCGGGGCATCGCCGAACTGGAACGCCAATACCGCAATTCGGAGCCAGTGCCGGTGTTCTATCAGGTCTGGGACGAACCACTGATGACGGTGAACGACGAGCACCTGATTGGAAAGGTGATCACCCTGTGCGGTGGCGTCAATGTCTTCGGTGAGCTGGAACGGCTGGTGCCACGGATCAGCCCGGAGGCGGTGATCGGCGCCAACCCCGAAGCCATCCTGGCCGGTGGTATGGGGGAAGAGAACCGGCACTGGCTGACCCGCTGGGAGGCATTCCCCGGTATTGAAGCCACCGCCAGGGACAATCTCTATTTCATTCCGCCGTCCCTGGTACAGCGCCCGACGCCGCGTATGCTGGAAGGTTCAAAGCTGTTTTGCCAGAAACTGGACGAAGCCCGTGCCAAGCGCTGA
- a CDS encoding iron ABC transporter permease, with the protein MVLSVGTGSVSVAPGQVLAVLLGEGGNLQQTLVLELRLPRTLSAFATGGLLAVAGALMQVLLRNPLADPYVLGLSGGAAVGALLAMLAGLGGLIISGSAFAGALLATLMVFGLAHGTGSWTPSRLLLTGVVVAAGWGAVITLMLAISPAQRLPGMLYWLMGDVSYARSPWPALGFLLLVCLLLVPLGRSLNVLARGPMQAAALGVAVRPLEWTIYILASLLTATAVTMAGSIGFVGLVVPHMLRLVLGNDQRLILPACALAGGTLLVLADTLARVVIAPEQLPVGVITALLGVPTFLYLLYRSR; encoded by the coding sequence ATGGTGCTGTCTGTGGGCACGGGCAGTGTCAGTGTGGCGCCGGGGCAGGTACTGGCGGTACTTCTGGGGGAAGGCGGCAACCTGCAGCAGACTCTGGTGCTGGAACTGCGCCTGCCCCGGACCCTGTCAGCGTTTGCCACCGGCGGGCTATTGGCGGTGGCCGGGGCCCTGATGCAGGTGTTGTTGCGCAATCCACTGGCGGATCCCTACGTGTTGGGCTTGTCCGGTGGCGCTGCCGTCGGCGCCCTGCTCGCGATGCTGGCCGGGCTGGGCGGTTTGATCATTTCCGGTTCGGCCTTTGCCGGCGCCCTGCTGGCCACCCTGATGGTGTTTGGCCTGGCCCACGGTACCGGAAGCTGGACACCGTCCCGTTTGCTGTTAACCGGTGTGGTGGTGGCCGCCGGCTGGGGCGCGGTAATCACCCTGATGCTGGCGATCAGTCCGGCCCAGCGCCTGCCCGGGATGCTGTACTGGCTGATGGGGGATGTGTCCTACGCCCGTTCGCCCTGGCCGGCGCTGGGCTTCCTGTTACTGGTGTGCCTGCTGCTGGTGCCGCTGGGCCGAAGCCTGAACGTGCTGGCTCGCGGGCCTATGCAGGCGGCCGCGTTGGGGGTGGCTGTGCGACCGCTGGAGTGGACGATCTACATCCTTGCCAGTCTGCTCACCGCGACCGCGGTCACCATGGCCGGCAGTATCGGTTTTGTGGGTCTGGTGGTGCCCCATATGCTGCGGCTGGTGCTGGGTAACGACCAGCGCCTGATTCTGCCTGCCTGCGCCCTGGCCGGCGGCACCCTGCTGGTGCTGGCGGACACCCTGGCGCGGGTGGTCATCGCGCCGGAACAGTTGCCGGTGGGGGTAATTACCGCCCTGCTGGGCGTACCGACATTCCTATACCTGCTGTACCGGAGCCGCTGA
- a CDS encoding ABC transporter ATP-binding protein, whose protein sequence is MNPLRANELVIDIPGRGDGQPLDFKVEPGQMWGVLGPNGAGKTTLLHTLAGLRAPRHGEVHLGEHSLTELRRRRISQQLGLVFQERQDGFPATVLETALIGRHPWLSPWQMESGDDERHARQALEQLDVGHLSDRLVNTLSGGERQRVAIATVLTQAPDTWLLDEPTNHLDLHHQVSVLQLLTEQARSGRSIFMCLHDLNLAARWCDHLLLLYPNGDACWGPAERMLVPEALERLYGQKLITVEADGAPVFVPVKS, encoded by the coding sequence ATGAATCCGTTACGGGCAAACGAACTGGTGATTGATATTCCCGGTCGGGGCGATGGTCAGCCCCTGGATTTCAAGGTAGAGCCGGGGCAGATGTGGGGCGTGCTGGGCCCGAATGGCGCCGGCAAGACCACACTGCTGCATACCCTGGCGGGCTTGCGGGCGCCGCGTCATGGGGAAGTTCATTTAGGTGAGCACTCACTGACTGAGCTTCGGCGCCGGCGGATTTCACAACAACTGGGGCTGGTGTTTCAGGAACGGCAGGATGGCTTTCCCGCCACGGTACTGGAAACCGCGCTGATCGGTCGTCACCCGTGGCTGTCCCCCTGGCAGATGGAGTCCGGGGACGATGAGCGCCACGCGCGGCAGGCGCTGGAACAACTGGATGTGGGCCATTTGAGTGACCGCCTGGTGAACACCTTATCCGGTGGCGAACGCCAGCGCGTGGCCATTGCCACGGTGCTGACCCAGGCGCCGGACACCTGGTTGCTGGACGAACCCACCAACCATCTGGACCTGCATCATCAGGTGTCGGTATTGCAGTTACTTACCGAGCAGGCTCGTTCAGGACGATCCATTTTTATGTGTCTGCACGACCTGAACCTGGCGGCCCGCTGGTGTGACCATCTGTTGTTGCTGTACCCCAATGGCGATGCCTGTTGGGGACCGGCGGAGCGGATGTTGGTGCCGGAGGCGCTTGAACGACTCTATGGCCAGAAACTGATTACTGTGGAAGCTGATGGGGCTCCGGTGTTTGTGCCTGTTAAATCTTAA
- a CDS encoding cobyrinate a,c-diamide synthase, which yields MKATVPAAMITAPGSGQGKSMVTAALARLHRNAGRKVRVFKHGPDYLDPMVLEVASGQPVYQLHPWMTGEDECRWRLTEAAQDADLILVEGSMGLFDGDPSSADLAKLMGIPALPVIDARGMAQTFGAVALGLASFDPELPVYQVIANRIGSARHGDMLRESLPEGIDLLGAIPRNEAMNIPDRHLGLVQAGELDDLGQRLDAAAEVLAEAGLDGLPQPVTLSAEKPEPAPRLLEDVRIAIARDAAFSFIYRANLDLLHAMGAELMFFSPLTDNEVPEADALWLPGGYPELHGAVLAANTPMLEAIRQHHAAGKPILAECGGLMACCETLIDKNGESHHLLGLMPGGVEMAGKLQALGLQSLATEQGELRGHTYHHSRLDTNWVPWARTRKLAGTEAEPVFCHNGLVASYFHGYFPSAPELVAAIFRGESLTPASTAKEQSHA from the coding sequence ATGAAAGCAACTGTACCTGCAGCAATGATTACCGCCCCTGGCTCCGGTCAGGGTAAATCCATGGTGACTGCAGCCCTGGCCAGGTTACACCGGAATGCCGGGCGAAAAGTTCGGGTGTTCAAGCATGGGCCGGACTATCTGGACCCGATGGTGCTGGAAGTCGCCTCCGGCCAACCGGTGTACCAATTACACCCCTGGATGACCGGTGAGGATGAGTGTCGCTGGCGGCTGACTGAGGCCGCCCAGGATGCGGACCTGATCCTGGTGGAAGGCTCCATGGGGTTATTCGATGGCGACCCGTCTAGTGCGGATCTGGCCAAGCTGATGGGCATTCCGGCGTTGCCGGTGATCGACGCCCGGGGCATGGCTCAGACGTTTGGGGCAGTCGCCCTGGGGCTGGCGAGTTTTGATCCGGAGTTGCCGGTTTATCAGGTAATTGCCAACCGCATTGGCAGCGCCCGCCACGGGGACATGCTGCGGGAAAGCCTGCCGGAAGGTATCGACCTGCTGGGGGCGATTCCCCGCAACGAGGCCATGAACATTCCGGATCGACACCTGGGGCTGGTTCAGGCCGGCGAGCTGGATGATCTGGGCCAGCGTCTGGATGCCGCCGCCGAGGTGTTGGCCGAGGCCGGGCTGGACGGCTTGCCGCAGCCGGTTACCCTGTCTGCGGAAAAACCGGAACCGGCACCCCGGCTGCTGGAGGATGTGCGCATCGCCATCGCCCGGGATGCGGCGTTCAGCTTTATCTACCGTGCCAACCTCGACCTGTTGCACGCCATGGGCGCGGAGCTGATGTTCTTCTCGCCGTTGACCGACAACGAGGTACCCGAAGCCGATGCCCTATGGCTGCCGGGCGGCTACCCAGAACTGCATGGCGCCGTGCTGGCCGCCAACACACCGATGCTGGAGGCGATTCGTCAGCATCATGCAGCCGGCAAGCCGATCCTGGCCGAATGCGGTGGCCTGATGGCCTGTTGCGAAACCCTGATAGACAAGAACGGCGAAAGCCACCATCTGCTGGGGCTGATGCCCGGCGGTGTGGAAATGGCGGGCAAGCTGCAGGCACTGGGACTGCAAAGTCTGGCCACGGAGCAGGGTGAATTGCGGGGCCACACCTATCATCATTCCCGCCTGGACACCAACTGGGTCCCATGGGCCCGGACCCGCAAACTGGCGGGCACCGAGGCTGAGCCGGTGTTCTGCCACAACGGCCTGGTGGCCAGCTATTTTCATGGTTATTTCCCTTCCGCACCGGAATTGGTGGCGGCCATTTTCCGGGGTGAGTCTCTGACCCCGGCCTCGACAGCGAAGGAGCAATCTCATGCGTGA